The DNA region ACGGTTCACCCCCGCACACGCGGGGACGCTCGTCACGCCAGTTCCCGCCTGTAATCTCAAGGCGGTTCACCCCCGCACACGCGGGGACGCTACTAAAAAATACAAGGGTTACAGGCGAAATGGGCATTTATGTCTTCAGTCGATTGCTTCCAACCCGATGGCTTTCTGTTCCTGATTGTTACAGTTGAGGTGCCTCCGGCTGACCTTCCGGTTTGTCTACTGCCGGAATTCGCATCAATAACAGGCCGTCGAGATTCTCAATCTGTCGCGCGGTCTTCCCATGCAAGCGAATCGCGTAGCCCTGTTCATTGGCAGTATTGTGCAAAAGCATGCCGGCGCCGCCTTTCATTTTGCTGCACACTTGCAACCATAAGGCGTCCCGCACCGCACCGGAGACATTGCCAACAAAAACGCCTGTTTTCAGTTCCAGCAGCCAGCGCGTCAATTCACCGCGCACGCTCGCCGGGACTTTTTCCAGAATGATCACGACCATGGCTTACCTCCTTTCCGGCTCTTCACCGGCGTCCTCCGCCCAATTGACGCCGCCCCGCAGCGTGCCTGATTGCGGATCCCACAACCCGCCGGGCGGATCGTCTGTGCCGTCGTAATCCTCTAACTCATCTGCTGGCGGTGTCGCTGCCGCCAGCACCTGATCCAAATCCGGCACGATCTTCTGCAACAGTTTCTCGCGATAAAAAGTATCGCGGCACGCCCGCCGCACACGGCTTTCCAGTTCATAAGGACCCTCGGACACGGCGCGAAAGGCCAACGGGATCGTCGTCTCGGCTTTATAAAGATCGGCAACGTCATATACGAACGACAACATTTTGCCCGTATGGATAAAGCCGAGCGCGGGCGAATACCCCGCCGAAACAATCGCCGCATGGCAGACGCCGTACAAACAACTGTTGGCCGCCGACAACGCGCGGTTGATCGGGTCGGCTTCGCTCCAATCGTCGCGCCGGTACGAACGTCCGTGCCACGCCACGCCCGTCTCACGGCTCATCCGGGCGTAGGCTTCGCGCACCCTGATGCCTTCGTGCCCGCGAATCTGTTGCAGCGTCAAGCCCGGTTCCAGCGGATCGGGGAAGCGCATTTCATAGAGCCGCCGCACCACCTGCAAGCGCGCGGGCGGATGCGTCGAGGCCCACGCTTGCCGCAACAGATTGCGCGCCGACCGCGTTTCACCCAACCCCTGCGCATAAAACCGCACGCCCGCTTCGCCCAGCCACAAGACCAGACACCCGTTGTCGGCCAGCGTCTTGACCGCCGCGTGCGTAATGCTCGTCCCCGGCCCCAACAGCAACGAAGTCAATCCCGCACACGGCACCGGCACCTTGCCCGCCTTATCGTGCAACGCGATGGCTTTGTCCTCCTGGTCAATCTTTTTGTGCTCGACATACAGATAGCTGAAGCTGTCCCGTACCTTGGGCAGCGCGTGCAAATCTTTCATGGCCATTTCATTTACCTCCTGACTGGCAGTGTGTATAGCAACCTTTCCAGGTTGCTGATGTTTGCATGGGCAACCATGCGGTTCACCGGCAAAACAGCGAACTGGCAAGCTCGCTGTACTTTCAGACCGCCGCGCGGGCAATCGAAAGCAACCCAAACCCGTAGGCTTTGCCGCGCCCGATGCCTTGCCGCAGCGTTTGTAGAAACTGCGCGGCGTCCGTGACGGCCAATTCGCCCTCAAAAACGACTGCCGCCAACGTCAACCGTTTGTGCTCACCCGCTACATCCACGCGCCAACCCAAGGTCTTGCCCGCCGGTTGCACCTGCGTATTCGGCACTTCGGGCGCGACGCGCAACGCGAGCAAGCGAAAGCCGCCGTCCTGCGCCTTGCGCCGCAACCATTCCAACTGCTCTGGCTCACCGCGCAGGTCTACCCGCTGGCTGTTCTTTTTGATCTTGCCCGCGGCGTCAAAGGCCGTCACCGCCCGCGTCGGATTGGCCCGTAACCGGAAGCGCAACCGCTGCCCCGGCTGCAAAGCCTGATAAACCTCGGCAATGGGCTTCGGCTCGCCAGCTTCTGCAAGCAGATAATCAGCAGGCAACACCGACCAATCCGGCTTGTGTTGCGCTTGCACCAGCACCGTCACCGCGCCGGTTCGCGGATTCGTTTCGACGCGGTAGAGCACGCCGAATTCCGCCCGCGCCCCGGTGTCACTGGCCGCTTGTGCTGGAAACGCTTTCAGCAAGGTGCGATGCAAGTCCTGGCAATTGGCCAGATCGCGGCGCACGTGGCCGCAGAGCGGGTTGAACATAAGTCGTGACAAAAAAAGGTTCGAGGTCATGACCCAAGACTCCTTTCTAAAAACTTGCTGACCACGTATCTGGTTGTGAATTGGCGTTGCTCAAACGAGGTTGGCACATCTTTTCTAGCAATCGCTTCGGCTGATTGCACCGGGTCATCAGGATTGGCATCCAGCACCAATCGAAGCGGCGAAGCATCTTTCACCAAGCGAGGGTGCAGGGAGAGGGCTTTCTCCAATGGCAGCAACGACCATTGCTCAAGGTCAGGGTCTCGAAACCAAACTGGCTCTGAGGGCACAAAGGATTTGCGTCCGAGATAGATTGGCCAACGCGGTTTCTTCAACCGATTCTGAATTCTCCCCAACCAGAATTCATCTTCCGCATCCATCGCTTGCAGCCCTACGAGGAATGCTGCATCGGCAAGATAGAAGCGAGTAGACAGTTCGGTTTTGAGGTCGCCTTTTCTTGGTGGTTCATCGAATCTGCGTGGTTCGGCGGCAGCTTTCAAGACGCCATAAAGCTGCCAACTGCCTTTTGTAGTTTCTTCGGGCAGATGCGCGCCGCCTGCCGTGTGGTAATCCGCTTGCAGCACGCCTGGCCGATCTACCCGCACGCCCAGGCGCAATCCTGCCAAACGGCTCAGCGGCGGATAATCGGGATGTTCGGCCTCTTCGTCCTTTTTTGGCTTGCCGAGCGCCGCGCAGAGCAAGCCGACGACGCCGGACTTGGATGGTTCCAAACCGGTTTCACGCATCACGAAGCGGCTGTCTATGCCCCACGATTGCATCGGGCCGACAAGCCGCAACAGCAAGGTCTTCATACGGCCCCCTCTTCCTGTGGTTCTGGTTCATCGGGGAAAACTTCGTCCACGACTTGTTGAATCAATTGCGGTACCGAGTAAACGATGGCTTCCCGCTGATTGCCGCCATCGTCAGTAGCTTCGACCTCTCGCCAAGCGAGTTTGTCTTTCAGGTGTTCGAGGTCGGCGAGTTGGCTGTAAGTCGCCAGATGTTCTTTGGCATCAGTGGAAACGAGAACCCGTTGCGCACCGTTGAATTCGCCATACATCTCTTCCAGCCCATAAAGTCTGTTCAGCAACCGCCGGATGGAACTGCCAACGACGCCGTGCTCGTCACGTTCCGTGCGACTGATCGGTCGCTCAAACGCATTGGCGAGCGAGCACAAATCACCATCTCGCAGTACAACCAACACCAGCGAGGGCGGTGTGGGCGAGGCAAAGCTGTTTTGCTTGCCAGATGGAACCGCGCAAACGAAGGCACGCAGAAAAGCAGCCAAAGTGCGTTTGGCAAGCCCGGTGTTCTTGTCAAGATTCTTCTCCCACAACTGCGCCTTGCTGATATTCGCGTAGCGGTAATAACAAGCCGAGTTGAATTCAACCTCGCCTATTTGACCGGCGCCTTGTTCGCCGAATTTCGCTAGGTCTTCAACAGCCGTGAAGTAATCGAATTCTGCTTCGCTAACTTCGTGGGTAGAAATCGCGTGAGCAACCTGGCTGGCGGCGATGCGGTTTTTTTCCGGCAAATCGGCCAGCATTCTGCCGAACATGGCAATGTCCGCCGCGTGTTTGAGATCAAGCGCGTTTTGAAACTCTTTTTGCAAAGCATCTACTTTGCTCTTTAGTTCCTTTGGTAGCCTGATCTCTTTGTCTTCCTCCTCCTCCTCGGCCTTCGCGTCTTCCGCCGTGCCAATTTCTTCCGCTGATAGCTTCGCCTCCGCAGTTTCCGGCACAGTGGCATTTCCCTCCGCTGGCTTTGGCTTGCTCTTTGGTTTCGCCTTTTTCTCGGCTGCCACATGCGCCTCTGCGTAGGCTTTGAGCGTCTCCATGTGGTCAATGCAGAGTTGAATGATCTTGTCTTCTTCACTCTGACTCAGGAAGAGCAAATAAGCCGTTAGATTATCTTTGCTCACTTTGACTTTGAGGCTCCGCACCGCCAGATGCGCAATGTAAGGACACAATTCCGCCGTGAAGCCAGCCGTCTCAAGCCTTGTCGTAAGCTGCGCTTTGAATTTCCGCGAGCGTTGACTGAGTTCATCTTGCGTCAGCAAGCCACGGTCTCTCACGTAGTTTCTGGCAGCGCGCTTGAGCGCCTGACTGGACACGCGCGCGCGTTCGTAATCGCCGAATCGGCAGGATTTGGGCGAGCCGGTATCATCCCGATTGAGATTCGAGGGCGCGAAGTTTTGCAGGATATGCAGTTCGATGTTCATTGGTTCTCCTCCTTGTCTTGGGTTGATGTTGTGGCGGCGGGCGCTTCGTCAGCCGCCGATTGCTTTGCGTCAAAAAGCGTGACGCGCCAAAAGGAATTGGCCCAGCGGCGCTGGACGGATGGAATGGGATTGCTGCTCGAACGGCGGGAAGAATCTTCGTCCCACCATTTCAAGTCTTCGAGCAACTGCACCCAGTCAACCGGAATTTTTTCTGCTTTGAGAAGCGCAACGGCATGGCGCAACCGCTCCGGTAAATCAGCACGACGGCTCATCAGTAAAGCGGTGATGCGTTTTTCCAAGCTCTTTGAGCGTTCTTGTGCTTCTCCGGCATTGCTTTCTTTTCGCTGCCCTTCGTCGAGTAGGCGTAGCGACGCGCCGAAATTTCGCGCCGCTTTGCCGAGGTCGGCAGCATGGTGCCAACTGCGGCCTTGGTGGTAGTACGCAAAGAGCGAAGCAACATGAAAGTAACAACTTACATGCCACTCGTATTGCGCGTGTTGAGCTTTGTCGTAAGCCCTTCTGGGAAACTGCTCGTCAAGGTTCTGTGTCCAGCGCACGACATACTCGTAAGCCCGCATTGCGTGATCCGGGTCTTTGCCAAGCGTGCGTCGCAAGCGCGCCAGCGCCGCGCGCCCCTCCGACGATTGATTCTCTTTCCGGCGTTCCTCGCTTTCATCGTCGGTTGGCCCGATAAATCCAGCCAGACATTCCAGGTACTCAACAAACGTGCGGACATTGCGCTTTTCATCCGAGTCAGGTTGATACCTAGCTTCGCAGTTCACTCTCATGCATTGCTCCTTTCAGTGTTGGTTTGGTCATCAAGTTTGACGGCTTTGCCCTTGAGGTAGGTCTTTTGGCGTGTGTTGAATTCCGCGTTGAACCAGTTTTCAGCCAGCGCGGTGGCGCGCAAAGTTCGCGCCGTTTTCCCACGGTCGCCGACGATTTCCCAAAATGATTGGCGCACGGCCTTGCTCACTGCTTCAGCCCAACTCACACGCTTGGGCCGCCACTTGCTGGCTTTGACGGGCGTTGGCGCCTCGTCTTGCAGTAGCGTAGCGGTCAGGAGTTGTTGAAGCGGTGCGCCGCTTGGCGCGGATGCTAAGGCTTGCAGCAAACGCCGGAATTCATTTTCGAGGCGCGGCCAGTAATGCAGTTCTGCGCCGCTGGCTTGCACCTTTGCGTCAATCGGATGCGGCTTCTTGGGCGCGGCTTTGTAGCCGTTTTTCTTCTCGTATTCGATTTGTTTTTTCTTTACCTCGGCGCGCTCCTCTTTCTTCAACAGTGGTTGAAAGTATTTCGGGTTAGCGCGGTCGTTGGCGGGTATCAGGGTGAGCGCCAGAAAACGTCGCACGGCGGCGGCGAGCAGCTTGGCCGAATCCTCCGAAAAGACCAGCGCACGATCCAGTTCCAGACAAAGCTCTTCCTCGTTCAGATAGCGCAGCGGTAGCGGTAGTCTCTCGTGTCGCCATAAATGCAGCTTTGCCTGATCGGCACAAATGCCGAAGAAATCAATCGGAAACATTTTGGCGTCTTCGATAGCACCTTCTGCTTCCAGGTTATTCAGCCAGTCAAACATCAACGGTTTGCTTTGTTTGTCCTTGATGTTGTGGAAGAGCGTAAACGAATCACGCCAAAGCGCGCGATTGAGTGAAAAGCTCAACGGGGAGTACCCTTTCTTGGCGTTCGCAGAGCGTGCGGCGACAAAAGCACTCATCGTTTCCTTCTCAACCAGTTCATAGGTTTTGGGAAACTGATAGCCGACCATAATCACCGCTTTTCTGATTACGGTGTCTCCTTGCAGATCGCGTTCTGGGACAAGTTTGATCCGGCGGCTTTGCCAGGTTAGTAGATCAAGATAGCCGACAGGTTCCCGCACGGCTGATGCGAGGGCGTCTTCTCTTTCCCAGGCAGGCAGGTCGTTGCCGCCTTGCCGATAAGCAGTGAAGAACGGTTGATCGCGCCAGCACAAATTGAGCATCAGGGTCTCAAACAAGTTCCGGCCTTTAACAATTCCCGTGGCGGCCAACAGCAACGGGGCTGGGCCTGCCATTTCCTTGTCTATCTCTGCCGTTTTGGTGCCGCCCGTATCAAAAGCCTGGAGCGCAAGCAACCAGCGCGCAGCCTGCGCTTCAGTCAAAGTTGATGGTTGGGAAGCGGCAACGTGTTCGAATAGCAAAGCACTGCCTGGGTCCTGAAGAACCAGTTTCCCCCAAAAGTCCTGGTCGAGATTTTCCCGGACGGCAATCGTGTTGCTGCTTTGATAGAACGGGTAGTCCGGGCCAAACAGGTCAAACCGCTTTGCAATCTCGACCGGCTCTTTGCGATTCAGATAAGCACGGATGCTTTCTTGAAACAGGCCTTCGTCATTCCGGTATCGCAGCCAGTCTCTCTGGTACGAAAGCGGGCCGAGGCTGCGATGCACGATTGCAAGTAAGAGGCGATAAAGGGCAATTGTGA from Acidobacteriota bacterium includes:
- the casB gene encoding type I-E CRISPR-associated protein Cse2/CasB — encoded protein: MRRTLGKDPDHAMRAYEYVVRWTQNLDEQFPRRAYDKAQHAQYEWHVSCYFHVASLFAYYHQGRSWHHAADLGKAARNFGASLRLLDEGQRKESNAGEAQERSKSLEKRITALLMSRRADLPERLRHAVALLKAEKIPVDWVQLLEDLKWWDEDSSRRSSSNPIPSVQRRWANSFWRVTLFDAKQSAADEAPAATTSTQDKEENQ
- the cas6e gene encoding type I-E CRISPR-associated protein Cas6/Cse3/CasE encodes the protein MTSNLFLSRLMFNPLCGHVRRDLANCQDLHRTLLKAFPAQAASDTGARAEFGVLYRVETNPRTGAVTVLVQAQHKPDWSVLPADYLLAEAGEPKPIAEVYQALQPGQRLRFRLRANPTRAVTAFDAAGKIKKNSQRVDLRGEPEQLEWLRRKAQDGGFRLLALRVAPEVPNTQVQPAGKTLGWRVDVAGEHKRLTLAAVVFEGELAVTDAAQFLQTLRQGIGRGKAYGFGLLSIARAAV
- the cas5e gene encoding type I-E CRISPR-associated protein Cas5/CasD, whose product is MKTLLLRLVGPMQSWGIDSRFVMRETGLEPSKSGVVGLLCAALGKPKKDEEAEHPDYPPLSRLAGLRLGVRVDRPGVLQADYHTAGGAHLPEETTKGSWQLYGVLKAAAEPRRFDEPPRKGDLKTELSTRFYLADAAFLVGLQAMDAEDEFWLGRIQNRLKKPRWPIYLGRKSFVPSEPVWFRDPDLEQWSLLPLEKALSLHPRLVKDASPLRLVLDANPDDPVQSAEAIARKDVPTSFEQRQFTTRYVVSKFLERSLGS
- the cas7e gene encoding type I-E CRISPR-associated protein Cas7/Cse4/CasC; this encodes MNIELHILQNFAPSNLNRDDTGSPKSCRFGDYERARVSSQALKRAARNYVRDRGLLTQDELSQRSRKFKAQLTTRLETAGFTAELCPYIAHLAVRSLKVKVSKDNLTAYLLFLSQSEEDKIIQLCIDHMETLKAYAEAHVAAEKKAKPKSKPKPAEGNATVPETAEAKLSAEEIGTAEDAKAEEEEEDKEIRLPKELKSKVDALQKEFQNALDLKHAADIAMFGRMLADLPEKNRIAASQVAHAISTHEVSEAEFDYFTAVEDLAKFGEQGAGQIGEVEFNSACYYRYANISKAQLWEKNLDKNTGLAKRTLAAFLRAFVCAVPSGKQNSFASPTPPSLVLVVLRDGDLCSLANAFERPISRTERDEHGVVGSSIRRLLNRLYGLEEMYGEFNGAQRVLVSTDAKEHLATYSQLADLEHLKDKLAWREVEATDDGGNQREAIVYSVPQLIQQVVDEVFPDEPEPQEEGAV
- the cas1e gene encoding type I-E CRISPR-associated endonuclease Cas1 — encoded protein: MAMKDLHALPKVRDSFSYLYVEHKKIDQEDKAIALHDKAGKVPVPCAGLTSLLLGPGTSITHAAVKTLADNGCLVLWLGEAGVRFYAQGLGETRSARNLLRQAWASTHPPARLQVVRRLYEMRFPDPLEPGLTLQQIRGHEGIRVREAYARMSRETGVAWHGRSYRRDDWSEADPINRALSAANSCLYGVCHAAIVSAGYSPALGFIHTGKMLSFVYDVADLYKAETTIPLAFRAVSEGPYELESRVRRACRDTFYREKLLQKIVPDLDQVLAAATPPADELEDYDGTDDPPGGLWDPQSGTLRGGVNWAEDAGEEPERR
- the cas2e gene encoding type I-E CRISPR-associated endoribonuclease Cas2, which gives rise to MVVIILEKVPASVRGELTRWLLELKTGVFVGNVSGAVRDALWLQVCSKMKGGAGMLLHNTANEQGYAIRLHGKTARQIENLDGLLLMRIPAVDKPEGQPEAPQL
- the casA gene encoding type I-E CRISPR-associated protein Cse1/CasA, coding for MSESKVKFSFNLINGEDDSRQNWIPCRMAQGHGARLKFFGLAKLFAQASQIREIIGDSPPVTIALYRLLLAIVHRSLGPLSYQRDWLRYRNDEGLFQESIRAYLNRKEPVEIAKRFDLFGPDYPFYQSSNTIAVRENLDQDFWGKLVLQDPGSALLFEHVAASQPSTLTEAQAARWLLALQAFDTGGTKTAEIDKEMAGPAPLLLAATGIVKGRNLFETLMLNLCWRDQPFFTAYRQGGNDLPAWEREDALASAVREPVGYLDLLTWQSRRIKLVPERDLQGDTVIRKAVIMVGYQFPKTYELVEKETMSAFVAARSANAKKGYSPLSFSLNRALWRDSFTLFHNIKDKQSKPLMFDWLNNLEAEGAIEDAKMFPIDFFGICADQAKLHLWRHERLPLPLRYLNEEELCLELDRALVFSEDSAKLLAAAVRRFLALTLIPANDRANPKYFQPLLKKEERAEVKKKQIEYEKKNGYKAAPKKPHPIDAKVQASGAELHYWPRLENEFRRLLQALASAPSGAPLQQLLTATLLQDEAPTPVKASKWRPKRVSWAEAVSKAVRQSFWEIVGDRGKTARTLRATALAENWFNAEFNTRQKTYLKGKAVKLDDQTNTERSNA